Within Bdellovibrio bacteriovorus HD100, the genomic segment AAACCCTTTACCATTCAAGCCGCCGGAGTATTCCAGGGTCATACCCAGCAGATAGAGCATGCTTTGAGAGTCCACGGCCACTTTTTGGCCCTGGGATTCAAAGAACTTGTCTCCGTCACGAGTCACGGTATCGAAATCCATTTTGTAAGACAGGCCTGAACAGCCGCCTTTTTTCACCTCAACGCGCAGAAAAGCCGCGTCGTCTTTTCCTTCATCTTTTTTTAGGGAAGCCAGTTTAGTTGCTGCTTCAGGTGAAATAGTGATCATAGAAAGCTCCTTTAACGTCGCAGCCAGTATAACACAGCTGTCAAGGGCTGGGGAGCCCCGGATAGACCCTCCGGGGAGATTGTTCAAATTATTGTATTTACTAGCTATTTTTGAATAGCCTGCTTCAGGATCTGAGCCGCACGGCTTAATTCGTCCTGAGTCGTCCAGCGGCCCAGGCTCAGGCGCAGGGAGCATTGGACTTCCTCGGTGCTCAGTCCCAGGCCTTTAAGAACGTGGCTGACCACCATCGCACCGGTGCCGCAGGCTGAGCCCGTGCTCACACCCAGTTTCTGCAATCGAGGCAGGATCTGTTCGGTTTTGATTCCCGGCAAGGTGATGTTCAAGTTCGCCGGGGACCTGTCCGTCGGGTGACCGTTCAGTTTTACACCCGGGATGTTTTGCTGAAGTTCAGACCACAGGAAATCACGCAGGTCTTTCATGTGCTGCACTTCTGCGGTGAAGTTTTGCTGGCAAAGCTCGCAAGCCGTTCCGAAGCCAACCACCGCTGGCACATTGACGGTGCCAGAGCGAAGACCACGTTCTTGACCGCCACCATAAATCAATGGATTCAGTTGAACCTTCGGATCTTTTCCGCGGATGTAAAGAGCGCCCACACCTTTGGGGCCATAGATTTTGTGACCCGAGAAAGACATCAGATCAATGCCCATTTCAGTCACATTCACCGGGATTTTGCCGACAGCCTGAGTGGCGTCTGTGTGCAGATAGATTTGTTTTTCTTTGCAAAGAGCGGCGATTTCCGGAATCGGGTTGATGGATCCGATTTCGTTGTTCACCCAGATAAAGCTCATCAGTTTCGTGTGTGGTTTGATTGCCGCTTTCACCGCTTCAAGTTCAACCACACCGAATTTATTCACCGGCAGGAAGTCCACTTCCACACCCATTTTCTGAGCGGCGGCCATGCCCTTCATGATCGAGCTGTGCTCGATGTTGCTGGTGATAAAATGAATCGGGGCTTCCGGATTTTCTTCACGCAGTTTCGAAATCAGCCCGAAGATCACCCAGTTGTTGGATTCGGTGGCGCCACCAGTGAAAGTGACCTCCATGCTCTTGCAGCCGATGAAGCTGGCGACTTGGGTGCGGGCCTTGGCAACTGCATTTTCCGCGATCCAGCCCCAGTGATGACCGGCGCTGGCTGGGTTGCCGAAGAATTCTTTGAAGTAGGGCTCCATCGTGGAATAAACACGCGGGTCCACCGGTGTGGTTGCGTTGTAATCAAGATAGATGCCGGTGTCCTGCTGCAAAGTCTTTCCCATCGGGCGTTCGGTGCTCGTTTCCATAATGCCTATGAGCTAAACCTTGCCCGGGCGCCGGGTCAACGAAAAACGCCGGGAGGCGTCTTTAGGCAACGACTTTGTCTTTCTGTTTTGCCTCAAAATCATGGATTTTTTCGTTCAGGAAGTTCTGGGCGCGGTATTTGTCCAGATCCTGGATATCGGCCTTCAAGATATGCAGGTTGGAAATACCCTGGTTTTGCAGACGTTGCTTTTGAACATCGAAAAACTTTGATCCACGGGGCGTATATAGGACGTACTTGTTATTTTTTGGAAGATAAATATAAACGTTGAATTCCACGGCCACATCGCCCGCCAGTTCGTTCAGGTGAATGCTGGCCATTTCTTCGTCCGCGGAATCTCCGAAGGTGGTTTTGATGTCCTGGCGCGGGAAGAAGGCCATGGCAACCTCGTTGCCTTCGTGCACAGATTTGCGCAGGAACTCGGCCTGTTCC encodes:
- a CDS encoding HesB/IscA family protein; amino-acid sequence: MITISPEAATKLASLKKDEGKDDAAFLRVEVKKGGCSGLSYKMDFDTVTRDGDKFFESQGQKVAVDSQSMLYLLGMTLEYSGGLNGKGFVFNNPNANKHCGCGSSFNV
- a CDS encoding cysteine desulfurase family protein — translated: METSTERPMGKTLQQDTGIYLDYNATTPVDPRVYSTMEPYFKEFFGNPASAGHHWGWIAENAVAKARTQVASFIGCKSMEVTFTGGATESNNWVIFGLISKLREENPEAPIHFITSNIEHSSIMKGMAAAQKMGVEVDFLPVNKFGVVELEAVKAAIKPHTKLMSFIWVNNEIGSINPIPEIAALCKEKQIYLHTDATQAVGKIPVNVTEMGIDLMSFSGHKIYGPKGVGALYIRGKDPKVQLNPLIYGGGQERGLRSGTVNVPAVVGFGTACELCQQNFTAEVQHMKDLRDFLWSELQQNIPGVKLNGHPTDRSPANLNITLPGIKTEQILPRLQKLGVSTGSACGTGAMVVSHVLKGLGLSTEEVQCSLRLSLGRWTTQDELSRAAQILKQAIQK